The following are from one region of the Erwinia billingiae Eb661 genome:
- the cmoB gene encoding tRNA 5-methoxyuridine(34)/uridine 5-oxyacetic acid(34) synthase CmoB, whose product MDFGNFYQLIAKHPLLSHWLETLPAQIANWQREQLHGHFKNWDRAVEYLPALQPETLDLLHSVTADASHLTDRQRGGIEKLLRNLMPWRKGPYSLYGVHIDTEWRSDWKWDRVLPHISPMAGRTVLDVGCGSGYHMWRMLGAGARLVVGIDPMQLFLCQFEAVRKLLGDDQRAHLLPLGIEQLPELKAFDTVFSMGVLYHRRSPLDHLYQLKNQLVSGGELVLETLVIEGGDQEVLVPGERYAQMRNIYFLPTTGALKNWLEKCGFEDVRIADYSVTSTDEQRRTDWMTSESLAEFLDPNDATKTIEGYPAPLRAVLVARKP is encoded by the coding sequence ATGGATTTCGGTAATTTTTACCAGTTAATAGCAAAACACCCGCTTCTCTCTCACTGGTTAGAAACCCTGCCCGCGCAGATTGCCAACTGGCAGCGCGAGCAGTTGCATGGCCATTTCAAGAACTGGGATCGTGCCGTTGAGTACCTTCCGGCTCTGCAACCGGAGACGCTGGATTTACTGCACAGCGTCACCGCCGATGCCAGCCATCTGACCGATCGTCAGCGCGGCGGTATTGAGAAGCTGTTAAGAAATCTGATGCCGTGGCGCAAAGGGCCGTATTCGTTATACGGCGTGCACATTGATACCGAATGGCGTTCAGACTGGAAGTGGGACCGCGTGTTGCCGCATATTTCGCCGATGGCGGGCAGAACGGTGCTGGATGTCGGTTGCGGCAGCGGCTATCACATGTGGCGGATGCTGGGTGCGGGTGCCAGACTGGTGGTCGGCATCGATCCGATGCAGCTGTTCCTGTGCCAGTTTGAAGCAGTGCGCAAGCTGTTGGGCGACGATCAGCGCGCCCATTTGTTGCCGCTGGGGATTGAGCAACTTCCGGAGCTGAAAGCCTTTGATACCGTGTTTTCGATGGGGGTGCTCTATCACCGCCGTTCGCCGCTCGATCACCTCTACCAGTTAAAAAATCAGCTGGTCAGCGGTGGCGAACTGGTGCTGGAAACGCTGGTGATTGAAGGTGGCGACCAGGAAGTGCTGGTGCCGGGCGAGCGCTATGCGCAGATGCGTAACATCTATTTCCTGCCTACCACCGGTGCCTTAAAAAACTGGCTGGAGAAGTGTGGCTTTGAAGACGTGCGGATTGCGGACTATTCGGTCACCAGCACCGACGAACAGCGCCGCACCGACTGGATGACCAGCGAATCACTGGCCGAGTTCCTTGACCCCAACGATGCGACGAAAACCATTGAGGGTTATCCGGCACCGCTGCGCGCGGTTCTGGTGGCGCGCAAGCCTTAA
- a CDS encoding LysE family translocator has product MTASLLTFLFAIIILTLTPGFDTALILRTSAANGWKKAVITSMGINTGCMAWGAAVGLGLGALLLASEMAYNILKLVGAAYLLWLGVGLLLKPRSHFHTDVAVSKKQSGYGAVYMRGFLGNMLNPKVGVFYVSFLPQFIPAGGSVALWSIGLAFIHVMVGTLWNAVLIASTHYFAEKLRRPAVMKMMDRLTGCVFLGFAAKLAMSRR; this is encoded by the coding sequence ATGACCGCTTCACTGCTGACCTTTCTGTTCGCCATCATCATTCTGACGCTGACACCCGGATTCGATACCGCGCTGATCCTGCGCACGTCTGCCGCCAACGGCTGGAAAAAAGCCGTCATCACCAGTATGGGGATCAATACCGGCTGTATGGCGTGGGGCGCCGCGGTGGGCCTGGGATTAGGGGCGCTGCTGCTGGCCTCTGAGATGGCTTACAACATTCTTAAGCTGGTGGGTGCCGCCTATTTGCTGTGGTTAGGCGTAGGGTTACTGCTGAAGCCGCGTTCCCATTTTCATACTGATGTGGCCGTCAGCAAAAAGCAGAGCGGCTATGGTGCCGTCTATATGCGTGGATTTCTGGGGAATATGCTGAATCCGAAGGTGGGGGTGTTTTACGTCTCTTTCCTGCCGCAGTTTATTCCCGCGGGGGGTTCCGTCGCGCTGTGGAGTATCGGCCTGGCGTTTATCCATGTGATGGTTGGCACATTGTGGAACGCCGTGCTGATTGCCTCGACGCACTATTTTGCCGAAAAGCTGCGTCGCCCGGCGGTGATGAAGATGATGGATCGTCTGACCGGCTGCGTGTTTCTTGGCTTTGCCGCGAAGCTGGCGATGTCGCGGCGGTAA
- a CDS encoding glycerol dehydrogenase, translated as MSKFVFSSPRKYVQGAGVLAQLGEYVAELGNNAFVVADEIVWGLIGKEAQASLNEHNIEFHYQQFNGEASSNEISRLAALAKQGGASLVIGLGGGKTLDTVKAVADELKQPVVIVPTIASTDAPCSALSVIYSDTGVFESYRFYSKNPDLVLVDTQVCARAPVRLFASGIADGLATFVEAQAVKRSHSKSMVGGDPTIAGMAIAEACEKTLLTYGYSAYQAVEKKVVTPAVEAVVEANTLLSGLGFENAGLAGAHAIHNGFTAIDGDIHHLTHGEKVAYGTLTQMVLEQRPDEEIARYIRFYRSINMPTTLKELHLEKESWENLVKVGALANSEGDTLKNLNTNLSAEDIASAILAVDAFSLTVK; from the coding sequence ATGAGTAAATTCGTTTTCTCTTCACCGCGGAAATATGTCCAGGGTGCGGGTGTGTTAGCCCAGCTAGGCGAGTACGTCGCAGAGCTTGGCAATAACGCCTTTGTGGTTGCCGATGAGATTGTCTGGGGGCTGATTGGTAAAGAAGCACAGGCTTCCCTTAACGAACACAATATTGAGTTTCACTATCAGCAGTTTAACGGCGAAGCGTCCAGCAACGAAATCAGCCGGCTGGCGGCACTGGCTAAACAAGGCGGTGCAAGCCTGGTGATTGGTCTGGGCGGCGGCAAAACGCTGGATACCGTCAAAGCCGTGGCCGATGAACTGAAACAGCCGGTGGTGATTGTCCCGACCATCGCCTCAACCGATGCGCCTTGTAGCGCCCTTTCGGTGATCTATTCCGATACCGGCGTATTCGAAAGCTATCGCTTCTACAGCAAAAACCCAGACCTGGTGCTGGTCGATACGCAGGTGTGCGCCCGTGCGCCGGTTCGCCTGTTTGCTTCCGGCATCGCCGACGGCCTGGCCACCTTTGTGGAAGCGCAGGCGGTGAAACGCTCTCACAGCAAATCGATGGTGGGTGGCGATCCGACCATTGCCGGTATGGCGATTGCGGAAGCCTGTGAAAAAACGCTGCTGACCTACGGTTACAGCGCCTATCAGGCGGTGGAGAAAAAAGTGGTAACGCCTGCGGTGGAAGCGGTGGTCGAAGCCAATACCCTGCTGTCAGGACTGGGCTTTGAAAACGCCGGTCTGGCCGGCGCGCACGCGATCCATAATGGCTTCACCGCCATCGACGGCGATATTCATCACCTGACGCACGGCGAGAAAGTGGCCTACGGCACGCTGACGCAGATGGTGCTGGAGCAGCGTCCGGATGAAGAGATCGCGCGCTATATCCGCTTCTACCGCTCAATTAACATGCCAACCACGCTGAAAGAGTTGCATCTGGAGAAGGAGAGCTGGGAAAACCTGGTGAAAGTCGGCGCGCTGGCCAACAGCGAAGGCGATACGCTGAAAAACCTCAACACGAATCTGAGTGCGGAAGATATTGCCAGTGCCATTCTGGCGGTGGATGCTTTTAGCCTGACGGTGAAATAA
- the cutC gene encoding copper homeostasis protein CutC has translation MLKLEVCCYGVDCALTAEQAGADRVELCAAPAEGGLTPSAGSLKLAREKLTLPVHPIVRPRGGDFCFSANEFNEIKSDVALIRELGFPGVVVGVLDVDGHIDLPRMKQIMALCDGMAVTFHRAFDLCHSPLMALQQLTDLGVARILTSGQQQSAESGLSLLKELNRMTRGPIIMAGAGVRLGNLQKFIDAGLSEIHSSASQRVASPMRYRKAGVSMSSVTETDEFSRTCVDSDMVEAMKVALSLSPPVRVA, from the coding sequence ATGCTAAAACTGGAAGTATGCTGCTATGGAGTCGATTGTGCTTTGACTGCTGAACAAGCCGGAGCCGATCGGGTTGAATTATGTGCTGCACCGGCCGAGGGTGGGTTAACCCCGTCCGCCGGCAGCCTTAAACTGGCGCGTGAAAAGCTGACGCTGCCCGTCCACCCCATTGTTCGCCCACGCGGCGGCGATTTTTGCTTCTCAGCCAACGAATTTAATGAGATAAAATCAGACGTCGCGCTGATCCGCGAACTGGGCTTTCCGGGCGTGGTGGTCGGCGTGCTGGATGTTGATGGCCACATTGACCTGCCAAGGATGAAACAGATTATGGCGCTGTGCGATGGCATGGCGGTCACCTTCCATCGGGCCTTCGATCTGTGCCACAGCCCGCTGATGGCCCTGCAGCAACTGACCGACCTTGGCGTGGCGCGCATCCTTACCTCAGGACAGCAACAGAGTGCCGAAAGCGGATTATCGCTGCTCAAGGAACTTAACCGAATGACGCGCGGTCCAATCATTATGGCTGGGGCGGGCGTCCGCCTCGGCAATTTGCAGAAGTTCATTGATGCAGGTCTGAGCGAAATACACAGCTCGGCCAGCCAGAGAGTGGCCTCGCCGATGCGCTACCGTAAAGCCGGTGTCTCTATGAGTTCTGTGACAGAAACCGATGAATTCAGTCGCACCTGTGTGGACAGTGATATGGTCGAAGCGATGAAAGTCGCGCTGTCGCTCAGTCCCCCGGTGCGAGTTGCCTGA
- a CDS encoding MalY/PatB family protein, whose amino-acid sequence MASNFNERIDRRHSDSLKWQKYGDQDILPLWVADTDFRSPQCIIDALTQRVEHGVFGYGNPPSELIDVIIARMAERYQWAIKHEWLVFLPGVVTGLNLAVRAFTEAHQGTIAPTPIYPPFRSAASNASRSQLNAQLRLEEERWVMDLAALEPQMTGNEKLLMLCNPQNPGGTVYRREELLEQWRFAQRHDLIVCSDEIHCDLLLEPGVQHIPFASLNEDAERRSVTLISPSKTFNIAGLGASVAIIPDRELRKRFTRQRQGLVPGVDILSYVAATAAWRDGQPWLDEQLAYLRETRDLLTQRVNAIPGLSMVAPEATYLAWIDASQLKAASPALFFERHGLGFSPGRDFGDDGYVRLNFGCPRDFIHEALRRMENAVRTLPRLNLS is encoded by the coding sequence ATGGCATCCAATTTTAATGAACGGATCGATCGCCGTCACAGCGATAGTCTCAAATGGCAAAAATATGGTGATCAGGATATCCTCCCGCTGTGGGTTGCCGACACCGACTTCCGTTCCCCGCAGTGTATTATTGATGCCCTGACGCAGCGCGTTGAGCACGGCGTTTTTGGTTACGGCAATCCGCCCTCCGAACTGATTGACGTGATTATTGCCCGCATGGCTGAAAGGTATCAGTGGGCGATAAAACATGAATGGTTGGTGTTCCTGCCCGGCGTGGTCACCGGCTTAAATCTTGCGGTGCGTGCATTTACTGAAGCGCATCAGGGCACCATCGCCCCTACCCCGATCTATCCGCCGTTCCGTTCAGCCGCCTCCAATGCCAGCCGTAGCCAACTCAATGCCCAGCTTCGTCTGGAAGAGGAACGTTGGGTGATGGACCTGGCGGCGTTAGAGCCACAAATGACTGGCAATGAGAAGCTGCTGATGCTGTGTAACCCGCAAAATCCGGGCGGCACGGTGTATCGTCGCGAGGAGTTGCTGGAGCAGTGGCGGTTTGCCCAGCGCCACGATCTGATTGTCTGTTCAGATGAAATCCATTGCGACCTGCTGCTGGAGCCCGGCGTGCAGCATATTCCTTTTGCCTCGCTGAATGAGGATGCCGAACGGCGCTCTGTCACGCTGATTTCCCCGTCCAAGACCTTCAATATTGCCGGATTGGGTGCTTCAGTGGCGATCATTCCGGACAGGGAGTTGCGCAAGCGTTTCACCCGACAACGTCAGGGACTGGTGCCGGGCGTGGATATTCTTTCGTATGTTGCCGCGACGGCGGCCTGGCGTGACGGACAGCCGTGGCTGGATGAGCAGCTGGCCTATCTGCGGGAGACGCGGGACCTGCTGACGCAGCGCGTCAATGCCATACCCGGCCTGTCGATGGTGGCACCGGAAGCCACCTACCTGGCGTGGATTGATGCCAGTCAGCTGAAGGCCGCCAGTCCGGCGCTGTTTTTTGAACGTCACGGACTGGGCTTTTCACCAGGCCGTGACTTTGGCGACGACGGTTACGTGCGCCTGAACTTCGGCTGCCCGCGCGACTTTATCCACGAAGCCCTCCGACGCATGGAAAATGCCGTGCGCACCCTGCCGCGTCTTAACCTGTCATAA
- a CDS encoding VOC family protein, translating into MALFSGKNAEELNDLSNDLPRFLHSLYQLADRLELDLAQLEVDHIAVRCNQNTTAARWKSGFMQHGVLFSEKEINGRPVALFELESPLSVGPWKISVIELPWPGNRLYRHEGWEHIEVVLRGDPDELGSRALALCSDAGLIQQGISIKSSAPKGEGERLPNPTLAISDGSVTIKFHPWSLKEVVESEL; encoded by the coding sequence ATGGCGCTGTTTTCGGGTAAAAATGCAGAAGAATTAAACGATTTGTCTAATGATTTACCCCGTTTTTTACACTCTCTTTACCAATTAGCGGATCGATTAGAACTGGATTTGGCGCAGCTTGAGGTTGACCACATTGCCGTGCGTTGTAACCAGAACACCACCGCAGCGCGCTGGAAATCTGGCTTTATGCAGCATGGCGTGCTGTTTTCGGAAAAAGAAATCAACGGACGTCCTGTGGCCCTTTTTGAACTGGAGTCGCCGCTGTCGGTTGGACCCTGGAAGATAAGCGTTATTGAACTACCGTGGCCAGGAAATCGCCTGTATCGCCATGAAGGATGGGAGCATATCGAAGTGGTGTTGCGGGGTGATCCTGACGAACTGGGGTCGCGCGCGTTGGCGCTGTGCTCTGATGCAGGGCTGATTCAGCAAGGAATTTCCATCAAAAGCAGTGCGCCAAAGGGCGAAGGGGAACGTCTTCCCAATCCCACGCTGGCAATCAGTGACGGTTCGGTCACCATCAAGTTCCATCCCTGGAGCCTGAAAGAGGTGGTCGAAAGCGAGTTATGA
- the argS gene encoding arginine--tRNA ligase — translation MNIQALLSEKVSQAMIAAGAPADCEPQVRQSAKVQFGDYQANGIMAVAKKLGMAPRQLAEEVLKHLDLTGIASKVEIAGPGFINLFLDKQWLSAQVDAVTAAPRLGVAPVAPQTVVIDYSAPNVAKEMHVGHVRSTIIGDAAVRTLEFLGHNVIRANHVGDWGTQFGMLIAFLEKQQNEHHEEHALADLEVFYREAKRTYDEDPAFAERARGYVVKLQGGDEYCRTMWKKLVDITMAQNQIIYDRMNVTLSRKDVMGESLYNDMLPGIVADLTAKGLAVQSEGATVVFLDEYKNKDGDPMGVIIKKKDGGYLYTTTDIACAKYRYETLKADRVLYYIDCRQHQHLMQAWTIVRKAGYVPESVPLEHHAFGMMLGKDGKPFKTRAGGTIKLSDLLDEAVERATKLVGEKNPDMPADELKALANSVGIGAIKYADLSKSRTTDYIFDWDNMLAFEGNTAPYMQYAYTRVLSVFRKAGIDETGVTGNAQIVEDREAALAVRLLQFEETITQVARDGTPHVMCAYLYDLAGLFSGFYEHCPILTADDEATKQSRLKLALLTAKTLKQGLDTLGIDTVERM, via the coding sequence GTGAATATTCAGGCTCTTCTCTCAGAAAAAGTCAGTCAGGCGATGATCGCAGCAGGGGCTCCGGCCGACTGCGAACCGCAGGTAAGACAATCAGCCAAAGTGCAGTTTGGTGACTACCAGGCGAACGGCATCATGGCAGTGGCCAAGAAGCTGGGTATGGCGCCCCGACAACTGGCGGAAGAAGTCCTTAAGCATCTCGATTTGACCGGCATTGCCAGCAAAGTAGAAATTGCCGGTCCCGGCTTTATCAACCTGTTCCTCGACAAGCAGTGGCTGTCCGCGCAGGTGGATGCAGTTACCGCCGCGCCGCGCCTCGGTGTTGCGCCGGTGGCACCCCAAACCGTGGTGATTGACTACTCCGCGCCAAACGTGGCGAAAGAGATGCACGTCGGTCACGTCCGCTCCACCATCATCGGTGACGCGGCGGTGCGTACGCTGGAATTCCTCGGCCACAACGTGATCCGCGCAAACCACGTCGGTGACTGGGGCACCCAGTTCGGCATGCTGATCGCCTTCCTGGAGAAACAGCAGAACGAGCATCACGAAGAGCACGCGCTGGCGGATCTGGAAGTGTTCTACCGCGAAGCGAAGCGCACCTATGATGAAGATCCGGCCTTCGCCGAGCGCGCGCGTGGCTATGTGGTTAAGCTGCAGGGTGGCGACGAATATTGCCGCACCATGTGGAAGAAGCTGGTCGATATCACCATGGCGCAGAACCAGATCATTTATGACCGCATGAACGTGACGCTGAGCCGCAAAGACGTGATGGGTGAAAGCCTGTACAACGATATGCTGCCGGGCATCGTCGCCGATCTGACGGCCAAAGGTCTGGCGGTGCAAAGTGAAGGCGCCACCGTGGTGTTCCTTGACGAGTACAAGAACAAAGATGGCGACCCGATGGGTGTGATCATCAAGAAAAAGGATGGCGGCTACCTCTATACCACCACCGATATCGCCTGTGCGAAATACCGTTATGAAACCCTCAAGGCGGACCGCGTGCTGTATTACATCGATTGCCGTCAGCATCAGCACCTGATGCAGGCGTGGACCATCGTGCGTAAAGCCGGTTACGTGCCTGAGTCGGTGCCGTTAGAACACCATGCCTTTGGCATGATGCTGGGCAAAGACGGTAAGCCGTTCAAAACTCGCGCGGGCGGCACCATCAAGCTGTCCGACCTGCTGGACGAAGCGGTCGAGCGTGCCACTAAGCTGGTTGGCGAGAAGAACCCGGACATGCCTGCCGACGAGCTGAAGGCGCTGGCGAACAGCGTCGGTATCGGCGCGATCAAGTATGCCGACCTGTCCAAAAGCCGTACCACCGATTACATCTTCGACTGGGACAACATGCTGGCCTTCGAGGGCAACACCGCGCCGTATATGCAGTATGCCTATACCCGTGTGCTGTCGGTATTCCGTAAGGCGGGGATTGATGAGACTGGCGTCACCGGCAACGCGCAAATCGTTGAAGATCGTGAAGCGGCGCTGGCGGTGCGTTTGCTGCAGTTCGAAGAAACCATCACCCAGGTTGCCCGTGACGGTACGCCACACGTGATGTGTGCGTATCTGTACGATCTGGCCGGCCTGTTCTCTGGCTTCTACGAGCACTGCCCGATTCTGACCGCCGACGATGAAGCCACCAAACAGAGCCGCCTGAAGCTGGCGCTGTTAACGGCGAAAACCCTGAAACAGGGTCTGGATACGCTGGGTATCGATACGGTAGAAAGAATGTAA
- the flhE gene encoding flagellar protein FlhE, producing MKMLLLLLCFPGVVLAAGGAWQASSIGPGLQNRGMQAASPALTASEAVDGSITEVAWRYVVNGPVPSGMMVHLCAETRCVALDGASGATRGLSNLAANQSLHFVYGVQGKGRLNKDLRVISNQVMVNYH from the coding sequence ATGAAAATGCTATTACTGCTGCTCTGTTTTCCGGGCGTTGTCCTGGCCGCCGGCGGTGCCTGGCAGGCCAGCTCGATCGGGCCTGGCCTGCAAAATCGCGGGATGCAGGCGGCATCTCCGGCGCTGACCGCTTCCGAAGCGGTGGACGGTTCGATCACCGAAGTGGCCTGGCGCTATGTGGTTAACGGCCCGGTGCCTTCAGGCATGATGGTGCACCTGTGTGCCGAAACCCGCTGTGTGGCGCTCGACGGTGCCAGTGGCGCAACCCGCGGCCTGAGCAATCTTGCCGCTAACCAGAGCCTGCATTTTGTCTACGGCGTGCAGGGGAAAGGGCGACTAAACAAGGATCTGCGGGTGATCAGCAATCAGGTGATGGTCAACTACCACTGA
- the flhA gene encoding flagellar biosynthesis protein FlhA — translation MANLAAILRLPNFKDTQWQVMAGPVLILMILSMMVLPLPPFILDLLFTFNIALSIMVLLVAMFTQKTLEFAAFPTILLFSTLLRLALNVASTRIILMEGHTGAGAAGQVVEAFGHFLVGGNFAIGIVVFIILVIINFMVITKGAGRIAEVGARFVLDGMPGKQMAIDADLNAGLIGEEEAKKRRSDVTQEADFYGSMDGASKFVRGDAIAGIMIMVINVVGGLLVGVIQHGMDVGHAAESYTLLTIGDGLVAQIPALVISTAAGVIVTRVGTDQDVGEQMVTQLFKNPRVMMLSAGVLGLLGLVPGMPNLVFLLFTAALLGLAWYLRGKETKPKAAAPAPTKQVEASSNTEASWGDVQLEDSLGMEVGYRLIPMVDHQQDGELLGRIRSIRKKFAQEMGFLPPVVHIRDNMDLPPARYRILMKGVEIGSGDAYPGRWMAINPGTAAGTLPGEPTVDPAFGLAATWIDSALKEQAQIQGFTVVEASTVVATHLNHLIGQYASELFGRQESQQLLDRVTQEMPKLTEDLIPGVISLTTLHKVLQNLLAERVSIRDMRTIIETLAEHAAVQTDPHELTSVVRVALGRAITQQWFPGTGEVQVIGLDTTLERLLLQALQGGGGLEPGLADRLMAQAQGALDHQESLGAPPVLLVNHPLRALLARFLRRNMPQLMVISNLELSDNRNIRMTSTIGGH, via the coding sequence ATGGCGAATCTGGCCGCAATATTACGGTTACCGAATTTTAAAGATACCCAATGGCAGGTGATGGCCGGGCCGGTATTGATTCTGATGATCCTGTCGATGATGGTGCTGCCGCTGCCGCCCTTCATTCTGGATCTGCTGTTCACCTTTAATATTGCGCTGTCGATCATGGTGCTTCTGGTGGCGATGTTCACCCAGAAAACGCTGGAGTTCGCCGCTTTCCCTACCATTTTGCTGTTCTCAACGTTACTGCGCCTGGCGCTGAACGTTGCCTCAACCCGTATCATTTTGATGGAAGGCCACACCGGAGCTGGTGCGGCTGGACAGGTGGTTGAAGCCTTCGGTCACTTCCTGGTGGGCGGTAACTTCGCCATCGGTATCGTGGTGTTTATCATCCTGGTGATCATCAACTTTATGGTTATCACCAAGGGTGCGGGCCGTATCGCCGAAGTGGGCGCGCGTTTCGTGCTTGACGGCATGCCCGGCAAACAGATGGCCATCGACGCCGACCTTAACGCCGGCCTGATTGGCGAAGAAGAAGCGAAAAAACGCCGTTCTGATGTGACCCAGGAAGCCGACTTCTACGGTTCAATGGACGGTGCGAGTAAGTTCGTTCGTGGTGATGCCATCGCCGGTATCATGATCATGGTGATTAACGTGGTCGGCGGACTGTTAGTCGGCGTTATCCAGCACGGGATGGACGTGGGGCACGCGGCGGAAAGCTACACGCTGCTGACCATCGGTGATGGACTGGTTGCACAGATCCCGGCGTTGGTGATCTCAACCGCAGCAGGTGTGATCGTCACCCGCGTCGGCACCGATCAGGATGTTGGCGAGCAGATGGTCACCCAGCTGTTCAAAAACCCGCGCGTCATGATGCTGAGTGCCGGCGTTCTGGGCCTGTTAGGCCTGGTGCCGGGCATGCCAAACCTGGTGTTCCTGCTGTTCACCGCCGCCTTGCTGGGTCTCGCCTGGTATCTGCGCGGTAAAGAGACCAAACCGAAGGCGGCAGCCCCGGCGCCAACCAAACAGGTTGAAGCCTCTTCCAATACCGAAGCCTCCTGGGGCGATGTGCAGCTGGAAGATTCGCTGGGCATGGAAGTCGGTTACCGTCTGATCCCGATGGTCGACCATCAGCAGGATGGTGAGCTGCTGGGCCGTATCCGCAGTATCCGTAAAAAATTCGCTCAGGAGATGGGCTTCCTGCCGCCGGTGGTGCATATCCGTGACAACATGGATCTGCCGCCTGCGCGCTACCGTATCCTGATGAAAGGCGTCGAAATTGGCAGTGGCGATGCCTATCCTGGCCGCTGGATGGCGATTAACCCTGGCACCGCCGCCGGCACGCTGCCGGGCGAACCGACCGTCGATCCGGCGTTTGGTCTGGCAGCCACCTGGATTGACAGTGCGCTGAAAGAGCAGGCGCAAATCCAGGGCTTTACCGTGGTGGAAGCCAGTACCGTGGTGGCAACACACCTTAACCACCTGATTGGTCAGTACGCCAGCGAGCTGTTTGGCCGTCAGGAATCGCAGCAGCTGCTGGATCGCGTGACCCAGGAGATGCCAAAGCTGACCGAAGATTTGATCCCAGGGGTGATTTCCCTGACCACGCTGCATAAGGTGCTGCAAAACCTGCTGGCCGAGCGCGTTTCAATCCGTGATATGCGCACCATTATCGAGACGCTGGCGGAGCATGCTGCGGTACAAACCGATCCGCATGAGCTGACGTCGGTGGTTCGCGTTGCACTGGGCCGCGCCATTACCCAGCAGTGGTTCCCGGGTACCGGTGAAGTGCAGGTGATTGGGCTGGATACCACCCTTGAACGTCTGTTGCTGCAGGCGCTGCAGGGCGGTGGCGGACTCGAGCCGGGCCTGGCGGATCGTCTGATGGCGCAGGCGCAGGGCGCGCTGGATCATCAGGAATCATTAGGCGCACCGCCGGTGCTGCTGGTTAACCATCCGCTGCGTGCATTGCTGGCCCGCTTCCTGCGCCGCAATATGCCGCAGCTGATGGTGATCTCGAATCTGGAATTGAGCGATAACCGTAATATCCGCATGACGTCGACCATTGGAGGCCACTGA